Proteins found in one Clostridium kluyveri DSM 555 genomic segment:
- the secG gene encoding preprotein translocase subunit SecG, whose protein sequence is MHIFLIIAQLVIGVMLICVILMQPGKTNGLSGFISGGPSESFYSKNKSRTSEAMLSRITVVLAILFAAICIVQTMIK, encoded by the coding sequence ATGCATATTTTTTTAATAATTGCACAACTTGTAATAGGAGTTATGCTTATATGTGTTATATTGATGCAGCCAGGAAAGACCAATGGTTTAAGTGGATTTATATCAGGAGGGCCTTCTGAAAGTTTTTATTCAAAAAATAAATCCAGAACTTCAGAAGCAATGTTATCCAGAATAACTGTTGTGTTAGCTATATTATTTGCAGCTATATGTATAGTACAGACTATGATAAAATAA
- the eno gene encoding phosphopyruvate hydratase, which translates to MRNYVEIVDVTARQILDSRANPTVEVEVILEDGTEGRAAVPSGASTGAFEAVELRDEDKEKYMGKGVLKAVENVNNYIAEELIGMNVFDQVLIDKTMLELDGTHNKGKLGANATLGVSLACARAAAKYLGLSLYQYIGGVNAKVLPVPMMNIVNGGKHADNNVDLQEFMIMPVGAPSFTEALRMSSEVYHTLKSLLKSKGQDTGVGDEGGFAPNLNSNEEAIQIIVEAVEKAGYVPGKDIFIALDPASTEIYEDGKYNLKSEGKVLSSEEMVDYYVTLVNKYPIISIEDAMAEEDWEGWSILTEKLGDKVQLVGDDLFVTNTERLKKGIDKKVANSILIKLNQIGTLTETLNAIEMAERAGYTAVVSHRSGETEDTTIADLVVAVNAGQIKTGAPARSERVAKYNQLLRIEEELGETAEYRGLNTFYNIK; encoded by the coding sequence ATGAGAAATTATGTAGAGATAGTAGATGTAACAGCAAGACAAATTCTTGATTCCAGGGCAAATCCAACTGTGGAGGTGGAAGTAATACTAGAAGATGGTACAGAAGGAAGGGCAGCAGTGCCTTCTGGTGCATCTACCGGTGCATTTGAAGCTGTGGAGCTAAGAGATGAAGACAAGGAAAAATATATGGGAAAGGGCGTTTTAAAGGCTGTAGAAAATGTAAATAATTATATTGCAGAAGAACTTATCGGAATGAATGTATTTGATCAGGTATTGATAGATAAAACCATGTTGGAACTTGATGGTACTCACAATAAAGGCAAATTGGGGGCTAATGCCACTTTAGGGGTATCTCTTGCTTGTGCAAGAGCTGCAGCTAAATATCTGGGGCTCAGCTTATACCAATATATAGGTGGGGTAAATGCCAAAGTTCTGCCTGTTCCTATGATGAACATAGTAAATGGAGGAAAACATGCAGATAATAATGTAGATCTTCAGGAATTTATGATAATGCCTGTGGGAGCTCCAAGCTTTACAGAAGCACTTAGAATGAGCTCGGAAGTTTACCATACATTAAAATCACTTTTAAAATCTAAAGGACAGGATACAGGTGTAGGTGATGAAGGCGGTTTTGCTCCAAATTTAAATTCCAATGAAGAGGCAATACAAATAATAGTTGAAGCTGTAGAAAAAGCTGGATATGTTCCTGGAAAAGATATATTTATAGCTTTAGATCCTGCTTCTACGGAAATATATGAAGATGGAAAATATAATTTGAAGAGTGAAGGAAAAGTTTTAAGTTCAGAAGAAATGGTAGATTACTATGTGACTCTTGTGAATAAATATCCTATAATTTCTATAGAGGATGCCATGGCAGAAGAGGATTGGGAAGGATGGAGCATACTCACTGAAAAGCTGGGAGATAAGGTGCAGCTTGTAGGAGATGACTTGTTTGTTACCAACACGGAAAGATTAAAAAAAGGCATAGATAAAAAAGTGGCAAATTCCATACTTATAAAATTAAATCAGATAGGAACTCTTACAGAAACATTAAATGCTATAGAAATGGCGGAAAGAGCCGGATATACTGCAGTAGTGTCCCATAGATCTGGAGAGACGGAAGATACCACTATAGCTGATTTGGTTGTAGCAGTAAATGCAGGACAGATAAAAACTGGTGCTCCGGCTAGAAGTGAGAGAGTGGCAAAATATAATCAACTTTTAAGAATAGAAGAGGAACTTGGTGAAACGGCTGAGTATAGAGGATTAAATACCTTCTACAATATCAAGTAA
- the gpmI gene encoding 2,3-bisphosphoglycerate-independent phosphoglycerate mutase → MGKKPVMLMILDGFGISKIDNGNAVKAAYKPNLDKYFKKYPHTELGASGLSVGLPEGQMGNSEVGHLNIGAGRIVYQALTRITKSINEGQFFKNEVLNSAVDNAVKNNSDLHLLGLVSPGGVHSHTNHLKGLLQLAKQKGASRVYIHAFTDGRDVPPSSAYMYIDDMEKYIQKIGIGKIATVSGRYYAMDRDKRWERVELAYNALVYGRGNKAASASEAVTNSYDNGKTDEFIVPTVIEEDNKPVTTIKNGDSVIFFNFRPDRARQLTRALNDNIFKGFKREKLDLKFVTMTEYDATLENVYVAFNNEVYKNTLGEYVSKMEKSQLRIAETEKYAHVTFFFNGGVEAPNRNEDRELIPSPKVATYDLKPEMSAREVTSTVLDRLDQDKYDMIILNFANPDMVGHTGIFQAAKKAIEVVDECLGRIVSKILEKNGTVFITADHGNSEQMVDYSTGNPMTAHTTNSVPFLYVSKNSTELRKDGILADISPTILQVMGLEKPKEMTGKSLIK, encoded by the coding sequence ATGGGAAAAAAGCCAGTAATGCTTATGATACTAGATGGTTTTGGAATTTCAAAAATAGATAATGGAAATGCTGTGAAGGCAGCGTATAAACCTAACTTAGATAAATATTTTAAAAAGTATCCCCATACTGAACTTGGAGCTAGTGGTCTGAGTGTAGGATTACCAGAAGGTCAAATGGGTAATTCAGAGGTTGGACATTTAAATATAGGGGCAGGGAGAATAGTGTATCAAGCCCTCACTAGAATTACAAAGTCTATAAATGAGGGACAATTTTTTAAAAATGAAGTTTTAAATAGTGCTGTAGATAATGCTGTTAAAAATAATTCGGATCTGCACCTTTTAGGACTTGTATCTCCTGGGGGAGTACACTCTCATACGAATCACTTAAAGGGACTTTTGCAGTTGGCTAAACAAAAAGGAGCAAGCAGGGTGTATATCCATGCCTTTACGGATGGGAGAGATGTTCCTCCAAGCTCTGCCTATATGTATATAGATGATATGGAAAAATACATACAAAAAATTGGAATAGGAAAAATAGCAACGGTGTCGGGAAGATATTATGCCATGGATAGAGATAAAAGATGGGAGAGAGTGGAACTTGCATATAATGCTTTGGTTTATGGCAGGGGGAATAAGGCAGCCAGTGCTTCCGAGGCAGTGACAAATTCTTATGACAATGGAAAAACGGATGAGTTCATAGTTCCAACAGTAATTGAAGAAGACAATAAGCCTGTGACAACCATAAAGAACGGAGATTCTGTAATATTTTTTAATTTCAGACCAGATAGGGCAAGGCAGCTTACAAGGGCTTTAAATGATAATATATTCAAAGGTTTTAAAAGGGAGAAGCTTGATTTGAAGTTTGTAACCATGACTGAATATGACGCAACCCTTGAAAATGTATATGTTGCCTTTAACAATGAAGTGTACAAAAATACTTTAGGAGAATATGTAAGTAAGATGGAGAAAAGTCAATTGAGAATAGCAGAAACAGAAAAATATGCCCATGTAACTTTTTTCTTCAATGGAGGAGTTGAGGCACCAAATAGAAATGAAGACAGGGAGCTTATTCCATCTCCAAAGGTGGCAACTTACGATTTAAAGCCTGAAATGAGTGCAAGAGAGGTAACCTCTACTGTTTTAGATAGATTAGATCAGGATAAATATGATATGATAATATTAAATTTTGCAAATCCGGATATGGTAGGGCATACAGGAATATTTCAGGCTGCTAAAAAGGCAATAGAAGTGGTGGATGAGTGCTTAGGCAGGATTGTAAGCAAGATATTAGAAAAAAATGGTACAGTATTTATAACTGCAGACCATGGAAATTCCGAGCAGATGGTAGATTATTCTACAGGAAATCCTATGACAGCTCATACTACGAATTCAGTGCCATTTTTGTACGTATCAAAAAATTCCACTGAATTAAGAAAAGATGGCATATTAGCAGATATTTCTCCCACTATACTCCAGGTTATGGGACTTGAAAAACCTAAAGAAATGACAGGAAAAAGTCTTATTAAATAG
- the tpiA gene encoding triose-phosphate isomerase, with protein MRKAIIAGNWKMNKNLEDALELVEELKPLVRGAKCDVVLCPPYVCLDAVVKSVGGTNIKVGAQNMHYEESGAYTGEISPGMLKSLKVDYVIIGHSERRQYFNEKDETINKKIKKAFEHDIIPIVCCGESLLERENGITEEVLGRQIKLALKDLRKEQVEKIVIAYEPIWAIGTGKTATDKQANDTIAHIRGVVSKMYGENAAEVVRIQYGGSVKPATIKAQMEQPHIDGALVGGASLKPQDFAAIVNY; from the coding sequence ATGAGAAAAGCAATAATAGCGGGAAATTGGAAAATGAATAAAAATCTAGAGGATGCTTTGGAACTGGTTGAAGAATTGAAGCCTCTTGTAAGGGGTGCAAAGTGTGATGTAGTTTTATGTCCGCCTTATGTTTGTCTTGATGCAGTGGTTAAATCGGTAGGTGGAACCAATATAAAAGTTGGAGCACAGAATATGCATTATGAAGAAAGTGGTGCCTACACAGGGGAAATTTCTCCAGGGATGTTAAAGTCCCTTAAAGTAGATTATGTTATAATCGGACACAGTGAAAGAAGACAGTATTTTAACGAAAAAGATGAGACAATAAATAAAAAGATAAAAAAAGCCTTTGAGCATGATATAATCCCTATAGTTTGCTGCGGGGAAAGTCTTTTGGAGAGAGAAAATGGTATAACAGAAGAAGTACTGGGCAGGCAGATAAAACTGGCACTTAAGGATCTCAGAAAGGAACAGGTGGAAAAGATTGTTATAGCTTATGAACCCATATGGGCTATAGGAACAGGTAAAACTGCCACAGATAAACAGGCAAATGATACAATAGCTCATATAAGAGGTGTAGTTTCAAAAATGTATGGAGAAAATGCAGCAGAAGTAGTAAGAATTCAATATGGAGGCTCTGTAAAACCTGCTACAATTAAAGCCCAGATGGAACAACCGCATATAGATGGAGCATTAGTTGGAGGAGCCAGCTTAAAGCCACAAGATTTTGCGGCTATAGTAAATTATTAA
- a CDS encoding phosphoglycerate kinase yields MVFNKKTIEDVDVKGKRVLVRCDFNVPLQEGKITDENRLIGSLPTIKYLMENNAKVILCSHLGKPKGEVKPEMSLLPVAKRLSELLKKEVVFAADDNVVGENAKAAVKNMKDGDVILLQNTRYRIEETKNQDNFSKELASLGEIFVNDAFGTAHRAHCSTVGVTKFLPTAVCGYLIQKELEFLGNAIENPSRPFTAILGGVKVSDKINVINNLLEKVDTLIIGGGMSYTFARAQGYTIGTSVVEEDKIEYAKEMIDKAKEKGIKLLLPIDRVVTDKFDESAEPILEDDKNIKDGYMGMDIGPKTAKVYADAIKDSKTIIWNGPMGVFEFKNFAKGTFAVAKAMAESGAITIIGGGDSAAAINQLGFGDKMTHISTGGGASLEFLGGEELPGISALNNK; encoded by the coding sequence ATGGTTTTTAATAAAAAGACAATTGAAGATGTAGACGTGAAAGGAAAAAGGGTGCTCGTGAGATGTGATTTTAATGTGCCTCTACAAGAAGGGAAGATTACAGATGAGAATAGACTTATAGGCTCTCTTCCTACTATAAAGTATTTAATGGAGAACAATGCTAAAGTTATACTCTGTTCACATCTTGGAAAACCAAAAGGGGAAGTAAAGCCAGAAATGTCACTACTTCCTGTTGCAAAAAGGCTTTCAGAACTTTTAAAAAAAGAAGTAGTATTTGCAGCAGATGATAATGTGGTAGGAGAAAATGCAAAAGCTGCAGTCAAAAATATGAAAGATGGAGATGTAATACTGCTTCAGAATACAAGATATAGGATAGAGGAAACTAAAAATCAGGATAACTTTTCAAAAGAACTGGCATCCCTTGGAGAAATTTTTGTGAATGATGCTTTTGGTACCGCTCATAGAGCACATTGTTCCACTGTAGGAGTCACTAAATTTCTGCCTACAGCTGTATGCGGGTATTTAATACAAAAAGAACTTGAATTTTTAGGAAATGCCATAGAAAATCCATCCAGACCTTTTACAGCCATACTTGGTGGAGTAAAGGTTTCCGATAAGATAAATGTAATAAATAATTTATTGGAAAAGGTAGACACTTTAATAATTGGAGGAGGAATGAGTTATACTTTTGCAAGAGCACAAGGGTACACCATAGGAACCTCCGTAGTGGAAGAAGATAAAATAGAATATGCAAAAGAAATGATAGATAAGGCAAAAGAAAAGGGTATAAAGTTATTGCTGCCTATAGATAGAGTAGTTACGGATAAATTTGATGAAAGTGCAGAGCCTATATTAGAGGATGACAAAAATATAAAGGATGGTTATATGGGTATGGATATTGGACCTAAAACGGCCAAAGTATATGCAGATGCCATAAAGGATTCCAAAACTATAATTTGGAATGGTCCCATGGGAGTGTTTGAATTTAAGAATTTTGCAAAGGGAACTTTTGCAGTGGCTAAAGCTATGGCTGAATCAGGTGCCATTACTATCATAGGGGGAGGAGATAGTGCAGCAGCTATAAATCAGCTGGGTTTTGGAGATAAAATGACTCATATATCCACAGGTGGAGGAGCTTCTCTTGAATTTTTAGGAGGGGAAGAGTTACCGGGGATATCTGCTTTAAATAATAAATAA
- the gap gene encoding type I glyceraldehyde-3-phosphate dehydrogenase gives MTKVGINGFGRIGRNVFKALIKNYGDNLEVVGINDLTDANTLAHLLKYDSLYGKFQGSLEVKEDSIIVNGKKVKIFAERDPKNIDWSSLGVEIVIECTGLFTDATKASAHMGGQVKKILISAPAKNEDITIVMGVNEESYDSSKHNIISNASCTTNCLAPFAKVLHREFGIVKGLITTVHSYTGDQRLLDAPHKDMRRARAAIESMVPTTTGAARAVALVLPELKGKLNGFSLRVPTPTVSCTDLVAELSKDITADEVNKAFKKSAETDMKGILGYSEEPLVSIDYRGDDRSCIIDALSTMAIGGNMIKVIAWYDNEFGYSNRLADLTKYIADRL, from the coding sequence GTGACTAAAGTTGGTATTAATGGTTTTGGCAGGATAGGAAGAAATGTATTTAAGGCATTGATAAAAAATTATGGTGATAATCTGGAAGTTGTGGGTATTAACGATTTGACTGATGCAAATACCCTGGCTCATTTGTTAAAATATGATTCATTGTATGGAAAATTTCAGGGAAGCTTGGAAGTAAAGGAAGATTCAATAATTGTAAATGGAAAAAAGGTAAAAATATTTGCAGAAAGAGATCCTAAAAATATAGATTGGAGTTCTTTGGGTGTAGAAATAGTTATAGAGTGTACAGGATTATTCACAGATGCCACAAAGGCCAGTGCACATATGGGGGGGCAGGTAAAAAAAATCTTAATATCCGCTCCGGCTAAAAATGAGGACATTACCATAGTCATGGGAGTTAATGAAGAAAGTTATGATTCTTCTAAGCACAATATAATTTCAAATGCGTCTTGTACCACAAATTGTCTTGCACCTTTTGCCAAAGTGCTTCATAGAGAATTTGGCATAGTAAAAGGATTGATTACTACGGTTCATTCTTATACAGGAGATCAGAGGTTGCTTGATGCTCCACATAAGGACATGAGGAGAGCTAGAGCTGCAATAGAGTCCATGGTACCGACTACTACGGGAGCTGCAAGAGCTGTTGCATTGGTACTTCCAGAGTTAAAAGGAAAATTAAACGGATTTTCCCTAAGAGTCCCCACTCCTACGGTGTCTTGTACGGATCTAGTTGCAGAGCTTTCAAAAGATATTACGGCAGATGAGGTAAATAAAGCATTTAAAAAGTCTGCAGAAACTGATATGAAGGGGATACTTGGATATAGTGAAGAACCTTTGGTGTCCATAGATTACAGGGGAGATGATAGATCCTGTATAATAGATGCCCTTTCAACCATGGCTATAGGAGGAAATATGATAAAGGTCATCGCCTGGTATGACAATGAGTTCGGATACTCCAACAGACTCGCGGATTTAACTAAATATATTGCTGATAGACTATAG
- a CDS encoding DegV family protein, protein MEKIKIITDSTADLPDSILKKYNIEVLPLLINFGKDSYKDGIDIDIHTLLHKMDKSDVFPSTTQVNPQIFLECYDSYIKQGYKIVSIHLSSKMSGTYQSACIAKEMLQTEDIIVIDGMNVTSGLGLQVIKAAKLKEEGLKIKEIEDKIKEISPHIKSTLAFNSLDNLVKGGRLSKTAGVIGNILGIKIIVAVENGEMTVIDKVRGSKRTLRNMVDYIDKKGIKEGEVSILLHVGESDILDVLRKNLEEKKIEFIECEVGCTVGVHSGSRACGLFFIENY, encoded by the coding sequence ATGGAGAAAATAAAAATAATAACAGACAGTACTGCAGATTTGCCAGACAGTATATTGAAAAAATATAATATAGAGGTACTGCCTCTTCTTATTAATTTTGGAAAAGACTCTTATAAAGATGGAATTGATATAGATATTCATACTCTTTTGCATAAAATGGATAAAAGTGATGTATTCCCATCTACCACACAGGTAAATCCCCAAATATTCTTAGAATGTTATGATTCCTATATAAAACAAGGATATAAAATAGTGTCTATTCATCTTTCATCCAAAATGAGTGGTACATATCAATCGGCATGTATTGCAAAAGAAATGCTTCAAACAGAGGATATAATTGTAATAGATGGCATGAATGTAACTTCAGGATTGGGACTTCAGGTTATTAAGGCTGCGAAATTAAAGGAAGAAGGTCTTAAGATAAAAGAGATAGAGGATAAAATAAAAGAAATTTCCCCTCATATAAAGAGTACACTTGCTTTTAATAGTTTAGACAACCTTGTGAAGGGAGGGCGTCTTTCTAAAACGGCTGGCGTTATAGGGAACATCCTGGGGATAAAAATAATAGTGGCAGTAGAAAATGGTGAAATGACAGTAATTGATAAGGTAAGGGGAAGTAAAAGAACTCTCAGAAATATGGTGGATTATATTGATAAAAAGGGGATAAAAGAAGGGGAAGTATCTATATTGCTTCATGTAGGAGAATCGGATATATTGGACGTACTTAGGAAGAATTTAGAGGAAAAGAAAATAGAGTTTATAGAATGTGAAGTGGGCTGCACAGTAGGAGTACATTCGGGTTCTAGAGCTTGCGGATTATTTTTTATAGAAAATTATTAG
- a CDS encoding tRNA (cytidine(34)-2'-O)-methyltransferase, which produces MSLNIVLFEPEIPQNTGNIARTCVLTGSRLHLIKPLGFSLDEKHLRRAGLDYWKYLDLTLYDCYEELRERYKNGTFYFSTTHGKNFYQHAKFKDEDFIVFGKESCGLPDKIRDSNPEKNIRLPMIKTTTRSLNLSNAVAIVVYEALRQLDFPNMK; this is translated from the coding sequence TTGAGCTTGAATATAGTTCTGTTTGAACCTGAAATACCTCAAAATACCGGTAATATTGCCAGGACTTGTGTGCTTACAGGTTCAAGACTTCATCTTATAAAGCCTTTAGGTTTTAGTTTAGATGAAAAGCATTTAAGAAGAGCAGGCCTTGATTATTGGAAATACTTGGATTTAACTTTATATGATTGTTATGAGGAACTTAGAGAAAGATATAAAAATGGTACTTTCTATTTCTCTACTACCCATGGAAAAAATTTTTATCAACATGCAAAATTTAAAGATGAAGATTTTATAGTTTTTGGAAAAGAAAGCTGTGGATTACCTGATAAAATAAGAGATAGTAATCCGGAGAAAAATATAAGGTTACCTATGATAAAAACAACTACCCGTTCTTTGAACTTATCCAATGCTGTAGCAATAGTTGTTTATGAAGCCTTGAGACAGCTGGACTTTCCAAATATGAAATAA
- the splB gene encoding spore photoproduct lyase: protein MYEVICVFVPKRVVFEEKALEYNLGNNILDYFKHKNNVEILYSKSGRIVGIPGKNPEEMYLQGKNTLVVGIRKSSSFQSCRPSAHYQLPLCSGCMGMCEYCYLNTQMGKRPYMKVYVNLDEILNKAEKYEIERYPNSTIFEGAATSDPIPVEFYTGALKKAIEFFGSRDNSYFRFVTKFTDINSLLNLEHNGKTTIRFSINTDKIITQFEHRTPKVEERLRAAFKVIKAGYKLGFIIAPVFLYSNWKEEYKVLLEKINNIFQGEEISFEVISHRFTKRAKENILKVYSSTSLPMEEEGRKFKYGQFGYGKYIYKREELEDMKEFFEKNIGINFGAGAINYII from the coding sequence ATGTATGAGGTGATTTGTGTGTTCGTGCCAAAGAGAGTGGTATTTGAAGAAAAAGCTTTAGAATATAATTTGGGGAATAATATTTTAGATTACTTTAAGCATAAAAATAATGTGGAGATACTGTATTCTAAAAGTGGAAGAATAGTTGGAATACCTGGTAAAAATCCAGAAGAAATGTATCTTCAAGGCAAAAATACTTTAGTAGTGGGTATAAGAAAGAGTTCCAGTTTTCAATCCTGCAGGCCTTCTGCCCATTATCAACTTCCCTTATGTAGTGGGTGTATGGGAATGTGTGAATATTGTTATTTAAACACTCAGATGGGTAAAAGACCTTATATGAAAGTATATGTTAATTTGGATGAAATATTAAATAAAGCTGAGAAATATGAGATAGAAAGATACCCGAATAGTACTATATTTGAAGGAGCTGCAACTTCAGATCCTATTCCTGTAGAATTTTATACAGGAGCTTTAAAGAAGGCTATAGAATTTTTTGGCTCAAGGGATAATTCTTATTTTAGATTTGTTACAAAATTTACAGATATAAATAGTCTGCTTAATTTAGAGCATAATGGTAAAACCACCATCAGGTTCAGTATCAATACAGATAAAATAATAACTCAGTTTGAGCATAGAACTCCAAAGGTGGAAGAAAGATTAAGAGCAGCTTTTAAAGTGATAAAAGCTGGGTATAAACTTGGGTTCATAATTGCTCCTGTTTTTTTATACTCCAATTGGAAAGAAGAGTATAAGGTTCTTCTAGAAAAGATAAATAATATTTTTCAAGGAGAGGAAATTTCTTTTGAGGTAATATCTCATAGATTCACTAAAAGAGCCAAAGAAAATATTTTAAAAGTATATTCCAGCACCAGTCTTCCTATGGAGGAGGAAGGGAGAAAATTTAAATATGGTCAATTTGGTTATGGGAAATACATATATAAACGAGAGGAATTAGAGGATATGAAAGAGTTTTTTGAAAAAAATATAGGAATAAATTTTGGAGCAGGTGCTATAAATTATATTATATAA
- a CDS encoding N-acetylmuramoyl-L-alanine amidase family protein — protein sequence MLFNSKKKVMFSCVFFTLVMLIFAKNISLLNGKNSINITAAPLENIVNKPTGKDVSSKKYYIVLDPGHGGIDKGTSYGNMEEKNITLKIAKYAKTYLNGKGNVVFLTREEDKLLALDEIGDIVNSSYADAFVSIHVNSLNDKDFKGITTLYYDLNGYQKEERVKLANSIEKECVKNDGWESRGIRRQNLAVLRYSKIPGVLVECGFITNEEDRKRLSNEKVLKKLAENISNGIINYLDESEK from the coding sequence ATGTTATTTAATAGCAAGAAAAAAGTCATGTTTTCTTGTGTTTTTTTCACTCTGGTTATGTTGATTTTTGCCAAAAATATTAGCCTGCTCAATGGAAAAAATTCAATTAATATAACTGCAGCTCCTTTGGAAAATATAGTAAATAAACCTACTGGTAAGGATGTTTCATCAAAAAAATACTACATAGTTCTTGATCCAGGACACGGAGGCATAGATAAAGGTACTAGCTATGGAAATATGGAAGAGAAGAATATAACTCTAAAGATAGCAAAGTATGCTAAGACCTATTTAAATGGTAAGGGAAATGTGGTATTTCTTACACGAGAAGAGGACAAGCTATTAGCACTTGATGAGATAGGAGATATAGTGAATTCCTCTTATGCAGATGCTTTTGTTTCCATACATGTGAATTCTTTAAATGACAAAGATTTTAAAGGAATAACTACTTTATATTATGATTTAAATGGATACCAGAAAGAGGAAAGAGTAAAACTGGCTAATTCCATAGAAAAAGAGTGTGTTAAAAATGATGGATGGGAAAGTAGGGGTATAAGGAGGCAGAATCTGGCGGTATTAAGATATAGCAAGATACCCGGGGTATTGGTAGAGTGCGGATTCATAACTAATGAAGAAGATAGAAAGAGATTATCCAATGAAAAAGTATTAAAAAAATTGGCGGAGAATATTTCAAATGGAATAATTAATTATTTGGATGAAAGTGAGAAGTAA
- a CDS encoding BMC domain-containing protein has protein sequence MGEALGMVEAKGLIGAMEAADEMLKNGDVKLLGYEKVSAGLITVKIKGDVGAVKVATQAGAEAAKRVGQLLAVHVIPAPKIDVDKIK, from the coding sequence ATGGGAGAAGCTTTGGGAATGGTGGAGGCAAAAGGTTTAATAGGAGCTATGGAAGCAGCAGATGAGATGTTGAAAAATGGTGATGTCAAATTACTAGGATATGAAAAAGTAAGTGCAGGACTTATAACAGTAAAGATAAAAGGAGATGTGGGAGCAGTAAAGGTAGCTACCCAGGCAGGCGCGGAAGCTGCCAAGAGAGTAGGACAGTTATTAGCTGTACATGTAATTCCCGCACCTAAGATAGATGTGGATAAAATTAAGTGA
- a CDS encoding 5' nucleotidase, NT5C type, which translates to MKCFNICIDIDGTITDPYCWLDMANKYFKKNISIEEITQYRVDEVMGVTRSEYVDFYNKNKFELHSGKEPIRKDVKKTIQKLIKTNNIYFVTAREKDLEILTYHYLNKHNIPYDGVFMLGTSYKVDTAIDLKCDVFIEDCYENALQLSTSGFKTLLIDTNYNRFPLNEKITRVFNWTDIYNILEKMLLQKKVI; encoded by the coding sequence ATGAAATGCTTCAATATATGTATAGATATTGACGGAACAATCACAGACCCCTACTGTTGGTTGGATATGGCCAACAAATACTTTAAAAAAAATATATCAATTGAGGAAATCACCCAGTACAGGGTAGATGAAGTTATGGGAGTAACCAGAAGTGAATATGTGGATTTTTATAATAAAAACAAATTTGAACTCCACAGCGGAAAAGAACCTATAAGAAAAGATGTAAAAAAAACTATTCAGAAGCTTATAAAGACAAATAACATTTACTTTGTAACTGCCAGGGAAAAAGATCTTGAAATTCTCACTTATCACTATTTAAACAAACACAACATACCCTATGACGGAGTCTTTATGCTCGGTACTTCCTACAAGGTGGATACTGCCATAGACTTAAAATGTGATGTATTTATAGAAGATTGTTATGAAAATGCTCTGCAGTTATCCACGAGTGGATTTAAAACATTATTAATAGATACTAACTATAACCGCTTTCCATTAAATGAGAAAATCACAAGAGTATTTAACTGGACTGACATATACAATATTTTAGAAAAAATGCTATTACAGAAAAAAGTCATATAA